A genomic region of SAR324 cluster bacterium contains the following coding sequences:
- a CDS encoding nuclear transport factor 2 family protein, giving the protein MKKLHDAFEAKDVKTMEKLMADDFIFIRHQSGTQVTKSEMLSWDWWNSDGPTAVMRDFRVIYENDEIGVVHSFNEYPDGSNETLMAVYNIRDGKVTRSETGATPLK; this is encoded by the coding sequence ATGAAGAAATTACATGATGCTTTTGAGGCTAAAGATGTAAAAACCATGGAAAAATTAATGGCAGATGATTTCATCTTTATACGTCATCAAAGTGGAACCCAAGTCACTAAGTCAGAGATGCTAAGTTGGGATTGGTGGAATAGTGATGGGCCTACAGCTGTCATGCGAGATTTCAGGGTGATTTATGAAAATGATGAGATCGGAGTTGTACACAGTTTCAACGAATATCCTGATGGGTCGAATGAAACGTTGATGGCAGTCTATAACATTCGCGATGGTAAGGTTACACGATCGGAAACAGGGGCCACCCCTCTGAAATAA